The Desulfobacterales bacterium DNA segment AAGCGCCTAAACTAATTTTCCATGGGGGAATTTTATGTCGGAACTAATATTGCGGGAAGAGAAAGACGGGTTGTGCACATTGATGCTCAACCGGCCAAACAAGCTCAATGCACTCAATGTCGAATTGTTTATTGAACTGATGACAAATATCGAAGACATCGAAAAGAGAATTGATACCATCGGGTGCGTGGTCCTCAAGGGAAACGGCCGGTGTTTTTCAGCCGGTCACGACCTGAAAGATCTCGGGGCCGGAGAAAAGCCGCCGTCCGAGCTTTTTCAGTCGAAAACCGTGGCGCGCCTTGCCACGTTGCCCCAGCCGGTTATTACGGCCGTTCACAGCCACTGCTATACCGGCGCCCTGGAGCTGGCCCTTGCCGGTGATATTATCCTGGCCGCAGAATCCGCTCGGTTTGCGGACACTCACGGAAAATGGGCGCTGACGCCGGTCTGGGGGATGAGTCAACGCCTACCCCGACGGGTTGGATCTGCAAAGGCACGGGAGATGATGTTCACGGCAAAAACTTACACTGCAAAAGAGGCCCTATCCATGGGACTTGTCAACATATGCGTGCCGGATGACCGGTTTGAATTGGAAATCGAGGCCCTGGTAGCTTCCATTCTCGCAAACTCTTGGTTTTCAAACCGGGCCAACAAGAAACTGCTCAAAGCAACCGACGGCATGGCCCTGTCGGAGGGACTTCGCTATGAAGTGGAACATAACGAGGGACACGGCCCGGATGCCCACGAGCGCATGAGCGCATTCGGCAAGAAGACGTAAAGACTATCCAATGATATCTGAATTTTTAAAAATGAAATCCACAGTTATTTGAAATATTTTTCTCAAACGCAGCTGGCGAAAGATAGCCGAGCCTTTCTTGGCGTTGTTGACGGTTGTAGAAAATTTCAATGTATTCTGTAATCTCTTGTATGGCCTCTCGCCTGGAAGAATAGCGGCGATGGGGGATCAACTCGTTTTTCAATACCCCCAGA contains these protein-coding regions:
- a CDS encoding enoyl-CoA hydratase/isomerase family protein; translated protein: MSELILREEKDGLCTLMLNRPNKLNALNVELFIELMTNIEDIEKRIDTIGCVVLKGNGRCFSAGHDLKDLGAGEKPPSELFQSKTVARLATLPQPVITAVHSHCYTGALELALAGDIILAAESARFADTHGKWALTPVWGMSQRLPRRVGSAKAREMMFTAKTYTAKEALSMGLVNICVPDDRFELEIEALVASILANSWFSNRANKKLLKATDGMALSEGLRYEVEHNEGHGPDAHERMSAFGKKT